A single Saccharolobus shibatae B12 DNA region contains:
- a CDS encoding AAA family ATPase, which translates to MVIRKVDINGFRELEVKIELKKVNIVVGENGTGKTSFLEAIFFINSFPIRYE; encoded by the coding sequence ATGGTGATAAGAAAAGTAGACATCAATGGCTTCAGAGAACTTGAAGTGAAGATTGAGCTCAAAAAGGTTAATATAGTAGTAGGGGAAAATGGTACTGGGAAAACTTCCTTTCTTGAAGCGATATTTTTTATCAACTCTTTTCCAATCAGATATGAATGA
- a CDS encoding PaREP1 family protein → MLRPLTSAEAYLQEADELLEKGDIVQASEKYYKAVEEAIKILAIENKISTLDEAKAKGSWDLETLNKAVNELAKIYGERIIIDWSASVSLVTTNLNPDSIRDIAKYVKDLVSLSSTNKGMD, encoded by the coding sequence ATGTTAAGACCTTTAACGTCTGCTGAGGCTTATTTACAAGAGGCTGATGAGCTCTTAGAAAAGGGGGATATAGTACAAGCATCAGAGAAATACTACAAAGCAGTAGAAGAAGCAATAAAGATATTGGCCATAGAAAACAAGATTAGTACATTAGATGAGGCTAAGGCTAAGGGAAGTTGGGATTTAGAGACACTAAACAAGGCCGTTAATGAACTGGCAAAAATATACGGTGAAAGGATTATCATTGACTGGTCAGCTTCTGTAAGTTTAGTTACTACAAATTTAAACCCCGATTCAATAAGAGATATTGCAAAGTATGTGAAGGATCTTGTCAGCCTCTCCTCAACAAATAAGGGAATGGATTAG
- a CDS encoding PaREP1 family protein → MSASPQQIREWIREADELLEKGDIVQTSEKYYKAVEEAIKSLSRRSNLSVLKRLRYGRWSSELLFDAVYELGVNEIKEIWYIAWELHIDGFHEMKLTEERLRLVKDKIKKIIDYL, encoded by the coding sequence TTGTCAGCCTCTCCTCAACAAATAAGGGAATGGATTAGAGAAGCTGATGAGCTCTTAGAAAAGGGGGATATAGTACAAACATCAGAGAAATACTACAAAGCAGTAGAAGAAGCAATAAAGAGCCTCTCAAGAAGATCTAATCTAAGCGTCTTAAAAAGATTACGATATGGAAGATGGTCCTCTGAACTTCTATTTGATGCAGTGTATGAATTAGGAGTGAATGAAATTAAGGAGATCTGGTACATAGCTTGGGAGCTCCACATTGACGGATTTCACGAAATGAAGTTAACAGAGGAAAGATTAAGATTGGTAAAAGATAAAATTAAAAAAATTATAGATTATTTATAG
- a CDS encoding RNA-guided endonuclease InsQ/TnpB family protein, which translates to MSIVTFRFRAYTDEQTLRALKARLKLACEIYNTLRWADIYFYQRDGKGLTQTELRQLALDLRKQDKEYKQLHSQVVQEIANRFYEARQRFFQELARFPKEKKIHKWYSLVYPQSGWKILSVREIRTGSRKNKKKLLVLSLSHLGIFKVIVHRDFPLDKVKRVVVKLTKSERVYISFVVEDHVFRQAPETSKVVAIDVGVGKLLTTSDGEYLPNFKFYEKALRKIKHLHKELSRKEFLSKNWFKAKVKLAKAYEHLANLKRDMYMKIGKYLSMNYDVVVMEDINVKQLVGKSLRKLRMRLHDVSFGELRDIIKYQIGKYGKKFVLVNPSNTSRTCARCGYVKEDLTLADRVFTCPKCGWIADRDYNASLNILRRSGWELPLVPVELHPLPVLSYWQGGVVKQEASSFRRE; encoded by the coding sequence CGTAACGTTTCGTTTTAGGGCTTACACTGACGAGCAAACCTTGAGGGCGTTAAAAGCCCGGTTGAAGTTAGCATGTGAGATATACAACACGTTACGATGGGCAGACATCTACTTCTACCAAAGAGATGGAAAAGGTCTAACACAAACAGAGTTAAGACAATTAGCCCTAGACTTGAGAAAACAAGACAAGGAGTACAAACAACTCCATTCACAAGTGGTACAAGAAATAGCAAATCGTTTTTATGAAGCAAGACAGAGGTTCTTCCAAGAATTAGCACGTTTTCCTAAGGAAAAGAAAATCCACAAGTGGTATTCTCTTGTCTATCCTCAAAGTGGTTGGAAAATACTATCCGTTAGAGAAATAAGGACTGGAAGTAGAAAGAATAAAAAGAAACTGCTTGTGCTAAGTTTGTCCCACTTAGGCATCTTCAAGGTCATTGTCCATAGAGACTTTCCCTTGGACAAGGTAAAGAGGGTGGTAGTTAAGCTAACGAAGTCTGAAAGAGTATACATATCATTTGTAGTAGAAGACCATGTGTTCCGGCAAGCCCCGGAAACGAGCAAGGTAGTGGCAATAGATGTTGGTGTTGGAAAGCTTCTAACAACTTCAGATGGTGAATATTTACCCAACTTCAAGTTTTACGAGAAGGCACTCCGTAAGATTAAGCATTTGCACAAGGAATTGTCTAGGAAGGAGTTCCTTTCCAAGAATTGGTTTAAAGCCAAGGTTAAGTTAGCTAAGGCATATGAACATCTTGCTAATTTGAAGAGGGATATGTACATGAAGATAGGGAAGTATCTATCGATGAATTACGATGTTGTGGTAATGGAGGATATTAATGTTAAACAACTGGTTGGTAAGTCTCTCAGAAAGCTTAGGATGAGGTTACATGACGTATCGTTTGGTGAGCTAAGGGATATAATCAAATATCAGATAGGGAAGTATGGAAAGAAATTTGTGTTAGTTAATCCGTCAAACACGTCAAGGACGTGTGCTAGATGTGGATATGTGAAGGAAGATCTGACTTTAGCTGACCGTGTCTTTACTTGTCCTAAGTGCGGTTGGATAGCTGACCGTGACTATAATGCTTCTCTAAATATCTTACGTAGGTCGGGGTGGGAGCTGCCCTTAGTGCCTGTGGAGCTTCACCCTCTACCAGTACTCTCGTACTGGCAAGGTGGAGTTGTGAAGCAGGAAGCTTCCTCCTTCAGGAGGGAGTAG